A portion of the Pleuronectes platessa chromosome 15, fPlePla1.1, whole genome shotgun sequence genome contains these proteins:
- the cchcr1 gene encoding coiled-coil alpha-helical rod protein 1, whose protein sequence is MERRGAGGEQLKAPTDFTSPAVSRNVQEDLVPPSHFASSIQSAAAPRGVQVTGTTPPISWLKPGVTSAPPGDPHPANQWLAITQAQQEILELRKENQQIRMLQENNKKGRIPADHPSDLRARSAERSEHWSRWESEWRLEAEKHRAEAERLKGQVDTLKECARRHREEIRDGDSTLNRQSLELEAMREELCKKKSELSQIREELSHSSVQKEKISSQLERLKSDSGEETARLRRDVDRRREETRELALKAEMGRSQAEEEAKQQTLRLSEHLEQIQRKQEVELQQLNASHSAELGAAKQTSSELQDRLESMTSEVLRLKSTLMEVSTERDELKQHLSQMGQAFETQSATLHSLRNYIGQLAPEKQEREQLNEVVERLNKEKATLKMTAELLTIRLNSVNEILALQEEKMVKETLTDPHVKKGSEGLQVIQLWREKVFKLCVQLRSKDIELRGEKDEVRSKLGSLEVHLQQEQHRASVLQHSLDDRIAELDLERVEKETLRQDLAQAHKENCQLKSQSQKSAAEIKILTEAVQRFRLAFESKMAEVDAAQSRLNTFTQRLIFAKRRVETIQALIMRGVALQKIKQASKETEEAADSLTDLQTELGLVCEERDKLTQELKRTPELIEKALADLKEQYESKRRQQQQELEQSWTEVRQAAAGREEAERSLLHSQAQLEECKGNLEKLRSELLTQQEHSEQVLQERVSEIDACCAEKLREMEVRVNTARREHTKAVMTLRQFQREEARKQDEKGGTQYLGGSHTKRKVQNAQQKEMEKDKSLLMATVAERGLTSDYTRVHATASQNSAAPREQQQQQNPSERSSSVRENVQLPPEERLLSVLEELRTLSAAVVHSSEDSAAEEEEEEEEEGEKNRVGPSKDSLHS, encoded by the exons ATGGAGAGACGCGGTGCGGGGGGGGAACAGCTCAAAGCTCCCACGGACTTCACCTCCCCCGCTGTTTCAC GGAATGTCCAGGAGGACCTTGTGCCCCCGTCACATTTTGCATCGAGTATCCAGTCTGCTGCAGCCCCCAGAGGCGTTCAGGTCACAGGGACGACCCCACCCATTTCCTGGTTAAAGCCAGGCGTAACATCAGCACCACCGGGGGACCCTCACCCTGCCAACCAATGGCTCGCCATCACTCAGGCCCAACAGGAAATCTTGGAGCTGAGGAAggaaaaccaacagatcaggatgttacaggaaaacaacaaaaaaggaaGAATCCCTGCAGATCATCCATCAGACCTCAGGGCGAG ATCTGCAGAGAGGAGTGAGCATTGGTCCAGATGGGAGTCAGAGTGGCGCCTGGAGGCAGAAAAGCACAGGGCCGAGGCGGAGAGGTTGAAGGGCCAGGTGGACACCCTGAAGGAGTGTGcacggagacacagagaggagattAGAGATGGAGACAGCACCCTGAACAG acagagcctGGAGTTGGAAGCGATGCGTGAGGAGCTTTGTAAGAAGAAGTCTGAACTCAGCCAAATCAGAGAGGAGCTCAGTCACAGCAGTGTGCAGAAGGAGAAAATAAGCTCACAG CTTGAAAGACTAAAAAGCGACTCTGGCGAGGAAACTGCGAGGCTGAGGAGAGACgtagacaggaggagagaggaaacccGGGAGCTCGCGCTGAAGGCTGAAATGGGCAGGTCACAGGCTGAGGAGGAAGCCAAACAGCAGACGCTGAGGCTTTCAGAACATTTGGAGCAAATTCAGAGGAAGCAAGAGGTGGAG CTACAACAGTTGAATGCATCCCACTCAGCAGAGTTGGGCGCAGCAAAGCAAACAAGCAGCGAGCTACAGGACCGACTTGAATCAATGACCTCAGAAGTGCTGCGCTTGAAAAGCACTCTGATGGAGGTATCAACCGAGAGAGATGAGCTGAAACAGCATCTGAG cCAAATGGGACAAGCCTTTGAAACGCAATCTGCAACACTGCACAGCCTCAGAAATTACATCGGCCAGCTTGCCCCAGAGAAACAGGAGAGGGAACAATTAAATGAAGTGGTTGAG agGCTGAACAAAGAGAAGGCAACTCTTAAGATGACCGCAGAGCTTTTGACAATCAGGCTTAACTCTGTGAACGAGATACTCGCCCTTCAAGAAGAGAAAATGGTGAAGGAG ACCTTGACAGATCCACATGTAAAGAAAGGATCTGAAGGCCTTCAAGTGATTCAGCTCTGGAGGGAAAAAGTGTTCAAGTTATGTGTTCAGCTTCGCTCAAAGGACATTGAATTAAGAGGAGAAAAGGATGAAGTCCGTTCGAAA CTCGGCTCTTTGGAGGTGCACCTCCAGCAGGAGCAGCACCGGGCTAGTGTCCTCCAGCACAGTCTAGATGACAGGATAGCTGAGCTGGACCTGGAGAGAGTGGAAAAGGAG ACGTTAAGACAGGACTTGGCCCAGGCTCACAAGGAAAATTGTCAGCTAAAGTCTCAGAGCCAGAAATCGGCGGCTGaaattaaaatcctgacagaAGCTGTGCAAAG ATTCCGTCTGGCATTTGAAAGTAAGATGGCAGAAGTGGACGCAGCTCAATCAAGGCTCAACACTTTCACCCAGAGGCTAATTTTCGCTAAAAGACGAGTGGAGACAATCCAAG CTTTGATCATGAGGGGAGTGGCTCTGCAGAAAATTAAGCAGGCCagtaaagagacagaagaggccGCTGACAG CCTGACAGACCTCCAGACAGAGCTCGGGTTGgtgtgtgaagagagagacaagCTCACACAGGAGCTCAAAAGAACCCCGGAGCTCATCGAGAAAGCCTTGGCCGATCTGAAAGAACAGT atgaAAGCAAacggaggcagcagcagcaggagctggagcagagctGGACGGAGGTCCGGCAGGCTGCggctgggagagaggaggcagagaggagcctgcTGCACTCACAGGCACAGCTGGAGGAGTGCAAGGGCAACCTGGAGAAACTCCGCTCTGAGCTGCTCACCCAGCAGGAGCACAGCGAGCAGG TCCTGCAGGAGAGGGTGTCTGAGATTGACGCCTGCTGTGCCGAGAAGctgagagagatggaggttcGAGTCAATACAGCCAGGAGAGAGCACACCAAAGCAG TTATGACATTGCGGcagtttcagagagaggaaGCAAGGAAACAGGATGAGAAGGGAGGAACTCAGTATTTAGGGGGttcacacacaaagaggaaagTTCAGAATGCACAACAAAAGGAGATGGAAAAGGACAAAAGCCTATTGATG GCCACTGTTGCTGAGCGAGGGCTGACGAGTGACTACACAAGAGTTCATGCAACAGCTTCACAAAactctgctgctcccagagaacaacaacaacaacaaaatcctTCAGAGAGGAGTAGCTCTGTGCGGGAAAATGTCCAACTACCTCCTGAGG AGAGACTCCTGTCAGTTCTGGAGGAGCTCCGCACTCTCAGTGCAGCAGTGGTACACAGCTCGGAGGactctgctgctgaggaggaggaggaggaggaggaggagggagagaaaaaccgTGTGGGTCCATCCAAAGACAGCTTGCACAGCTGA